From uncultured Methanobrevibacter sp., one genomic window encodes:
- a CDS encoding TraB/GumN family protein, which yields MKRECLTIIGTAHVSSNSVEEVKDAIYEQHPDVVAIELDRGRYTRLKEEMAGIERDDTISVTQIIKDNKVGLFFTTTLLSYFQSKVGEDVDVKPGAEMVGAIEAAEDLGIPIALIDRDISVTLQRALNKMGFKEKAKFLYGLLASVLGFGDEDDVDIEELKNPENLDDLMEMFKDEAPSVYETLVHERDAYLAGSILKIPQDRVIAVVGAGHQPGINRYLDNPETIPPLHELEKIDDKKGIPWLKIILALIPILFVVIFFLAYFNGINITWNIYDFIIISMVMGFIGSILSGSKIQSALVGGLVAPLTIIHPLLAAGWFSGLVEAKFRKVRQSDVKNLGHVKSFRDLWGNNIFRILLVVIGTNLGVSIATLVILPSKVFIPLFMKIFGG from the coding sequence TTGAAAAGAGAATGCTTAACAATAATAGGTACTGCACATGTATCATCAAACAGTGTTGAAGAAGTAAAAGATGCAATTTATGAACAGCACCCAGATGTAGTAGCTATTGAACTTGATAGAGGCAGATATACTCGTCTTAAAGAAGAAATGGCTGGAATTGAAAGAGACGATACAATATCCGTTACTCAAATAATTAAAGACAATAAAGTAGGATTATTTTTTACAACAACACTCCTAAGTTACTTTCAATCCAAAGTAGGAGAAGATGTTGACGTTAAACCGGGTGCTGAAATGGTCGGAGCCATTGAAGCGGCTGAAGATTTAGGAATTCCAATAGCTCTTATTGATAGAGACATATCAGTCACATTACAAAGAGCTTTAAATAAAATGGGTTTTAAAGAAAAAGCTAAATTTTTATATGGATTGCTTGCTTCCGTTTTAGGATTTGGTGATGAAGATGATGTTGACATTGAGGAACTTAAAAATCCTGAAAATCTTGATGACCTGATGGAAATGTTTAAAGATGAAGCTCCCAGTGTTTATGAAACTCTCGTACATGAAAGAGACGCATATCTTGCAGGAAGCATTTTAAAAATCCCTCAAGACAGAGTGATTGCAGTTGTTGGTGCAGGACACCAACCGGGAATCAACAGATATTTGGATAATCCCGAAACAATACCTCCACTTCATGAATTAGAAAAAATTGACGATAAAAAAGGCATTCCATGGCTTAAAATAATTTTAGCATTGATTCCTATATTATTTGTGGTGATATTTTTTCTGGCATATTTTAATGGGATAAACATAACCTGGAACATATATGATTTCATCATTATAAGTATGGTAATGGGATTTATTGGATCAATTCTTTCAGGGTCAAAAATTCAATCTGCACTTGTTGGAGGGCTGGTGGCTCCTTTAACAATTATCCACCCATTGTTAGCAGCAGGATGGTTTTCAGGACTTGTTGAAGCAAAATTTAGAAAGGTCCGACAAAGTGACGTTAAAAATTTAGGCCATGTTAAAAGTTTTAGGGACCTTTGGGGAAACAACATTTTCAGAATTCTTTTGGTAGTTATAGGAACAAATTTAGGAGTCAGCATAGCTACACTAGTGATTTTACCATCAAAAGTTTTCATACCATTATTCATGAAAATATTTGGTGGATAG
- a CDS encoding methanogenesis marker 7 protein, protein MYETLIFTGGVHKSEEIKELIEDLGGFILQESIQQMELVLNMAVPLEDVDKIEKKSSELLGKISVAPMAGSEIAIVSPTLARHHLPHAACDISEYLREFGAKDNMIGLARGDGKGTSGITEEEKSLIEEHDIAIFALGSFENCIKEKAFLYDDIDIPVIVTGSPYMSADELPGADAYVGGLGRIPRRLRRGPDIRALDTLVETVESILNDKKREMTLDAPLVPAIVVKNAIENQVREIKDVISPTPVTSQLDGVRVKLNYDKYADVIADVVIDGKKLSELAEIKKSFMYDYILVKINSESSLVEDSN, encoded by the coding sequence ATGTATGAAACATTAATATTTACTGGTGGAGTTCACAAAAGTGAAGAAATAAAGGAACTGATTGAAGATTTAGGAGGATTTATTCTTCAGGAAAGTATTCAGCAAATGGAATTGGTCTTGAATATGGCTGTTCCTTTAGAAGATGTTGATAAAATCGAAAAAAAATCATCAGAACTATTGGGTAAAATATCTGTTGCTCCAATGGCAGGTTCTGAAATAGCTATTGTTTCACCAACTCTTGCAAGACACCACCTTCCTCATGCAGCATGCGATATTTCAGAATATCTGCGTGAGTTTGGTGCAAAAGATAATATGATTGGTCTTGCCAGGGGTGATGGTAAAGGTACTTCAGGTATTACTGAAGAAGAAAAAAGCCTAATTGAAGAACATGATATAGCTATTTTTGCTTTAGGAAGTTTTGAAAACTGTATTAAAGAAAAAGCCTTTTTATATGATGATATTGACATACCAGTAATCGTAACAGGATCTCCTTACATGTCTGCTGATGAACTTCCTGGTGCTGATGCATATGTTGGAGGGCTCGGCAGAATTCCAAGAAGACTTAGACGAGGTCCTGATATACGTGCACTTGATACATTGGTTGAAACCGTTGAATCAATATTGAATGATAAAAAACGTGAAATGACTCTTGATGCACCATTAGTTCCAGCTATTGTTGTTAAAAATGCAATTGAAAATCAGGTTAGAGAAATCAAAGATGTTATTTCTCCAACACCGGTAACTTCACAACTTGACGGTGTTCGTGTAAAATTAAATTATGATAAATATGCGGATGTAATTGCAGATGTAGTTATTGATGGCAAAAAATTATCTGAACTTGCTGAAATTAAAAAATCATTTATGTATGATTATATTTTAGTAAAAATAAATAGTGAGAGTTCTCTTGTAGAGGATTCAAACTAA
- the comB gene encoding 2-phosphosulfolactate phosphatase: protein MKVTLSLETTCSEDISIMVDALRASTSITLALNNFEKIIPCFSSEEGFKLKEEIGGILAGERMGEKIDGFDIGNSPTALKDYEGAEKILILTTSNGTRILKNMNSTVLIGSLVNAKAVAETSVKIAENHIDVVMAGVRGEFAFEDFLASGEILHEICKNLNEYELNDFAKAAIQSSKDKNSLKEGFYNSRSGKRLTKLGYKEDIDCSCQRNISDNVAIYQNNELILIKD, encoded by the coding sequence ATGAAAGTCACATTAAGTTTAGAGACAACATGCAGTGAAGACATTTCCATAATGGTCGATGCACTAAGAGCAAGCACAAGCATAACACTGGCATTGAACAATTTTGAAAAAATAATTCCATGCTTCAGCTCCGAAGAAGGATTTAAACTAAAAGAAGAAATCGGAGGCATTCTCGCTGGAGAACGCATGGGAGAAAAAATAGATGGATTTGACATTGGAAACTCACCAACAGCCCTGAAAGATTATGAGGGTGCTGAAAAAATATTAATTCTTACAACAAGCAATGGAACAAGGATTCTTAAAAATATGAATTCGACAGTTCTTATCGGATCGCTTGTAAACGCCAAAGCCGTAGCCGAAACATCAGTTAAAATTGCTGAAAATCACATCGATGTTGTCATGGCAGGAGTGAGAGGAGAATTTGCTTTTGAAGATTTTCTTGCATCAGGGGAAATCCTGCATGAAATATGTAAAAATTTAAATGAATATGAGCTGAATGATTTTGCAAAAGCAGCAATACAATCCAGTAAAGATAAAAATTCATTAAAAGAAGGATTTTACAATTCCCGCTCAGGAAAGCGTTTAACTAAACTGGGCTATAAAGAAGATATTGACTGCAGTTGTCAAAGAAACATTTCAGATAATGTGGCAATATATCAAAATAATGAATTAATTTTGATTAAAGATTAA
- the mmp10 gene encoding methyl coenzyme M reductase-arginine methyltransferase Mmp10 (Mmp10 (methanogenesis marker protein 10) is a cobalamin-requiring radical SAM methyltransferase that creates the methylarginine modification to methyl coenzyme M reductase.), whose product MQVVADVGGIPGKDCNGFCKYCYFRKVKEIKVFGCAHCLPNKIGCERCSKGVSETQGAFKSPFEVMNEVQSALMMNMGRGEISAYISGGGDVSCYPHLENLTANLKQMGIPSVLGYTCGKGISDSQTAARLINNGVKEVSFTIFSSDPKLRREWVKDKYPEEALKACQIFCENIELTGAAVIIPGVNDGDVLRQTCNSLEEWGAKGMLLMRFANTFNEGLILGNEPILKGIESQPVEEFSELVKQINSEYKFRVSGTPLCDPVTGGPFAIASDENEVFLQFIKPITGDATIITSKIAEPYISKIFSKLETGDNVNVVGVEKEIACLITKEDLEKLDLSEIRQAVILPGRSFVHQLDAERILSADGVERIVGRGPDTLSVDGELSIDMTDENVIERELEQFNDLVDAINFFGMRRII is encoded by the coding sequence ATGCAAGTTGTAGCAGATGTTGGAGGAATACCTGGGAAAGATTGTAACGGATTTTGTAAGTACTGTTACTTTAGAAAGGTAAAAGAAATTAAAGTATTTGGCTGTGCTCATTGTTTACCTAATAAAATTGGCTGTGAAAGATGCAGTAAAGGAGTATCTGAAACTCAAGGTGCATTTAAATCACCATTTGAAGTAATGAATGAAGTTCAAAGTGCATTAATGATGAATATGGGGAGAGGAGAAATTTCCGCATACATAAGTGGAGGAGGAGATGTCAGCTGTTATCCCCACCTTGAAAACCTAACTGCCAATCTAAAACAGATGGGAATCCCTTCAGTACTGGGTTATACCTGTGGAAAAGGAATCAGTGATAGTCAAACAGCCGCAAGATTAATAAACAACGGCGTTAAAGAAGTCTCATTTACTATTTTTTCATCAGACCCTAAACTCAGAAGAGAATGGGTTAAAGACAAATATCCAGAAGAAGCGCTTAAAGCATGTCAGATTTTTTGTGAAAACATCGAACTGACTGGTGCTGCTGTAATAATACCTGGTGTTAATGACGGGGATGTTTTACGTCAAACTTGCAATTCTCTGGAAGAATGGGGAGCAAAAGGAATGCTTTTAATGAGATTTGCAAATACGTTCAATGAAGGACTGATATTAGGAAACGAACCTATTCTTAAAGGAATAGAATCCCAGCCTGTTGAAGAATTTTCCGAACTAGTAAAACAAATTAACAGCGAATATAAATTTAGAGTAAGTGGTACCCCATTATGTGATCCTGTAACCGGAGGCCCTTTTGCAATAGCAAGTGATGAAAATGAAGTATTCCTGCAATTTATAAAGCCTATAACAGGTGATGCTACAATAATCACATCCAAAATTGCAGAACCGTACATTTCCAAAATATTTTCAAAATTAGAAACCGGAGACAATGTTAATGTTGTTGGCGTTGAAAAGGAAATAGCCTGTTTAATTACAAAAGAAGATTTGGAAAAACTTGACTTAAGTGAAATAAGACAAGCAGTAATCTTACCTGGACGGTCATTTGTCCATCAATTAGATGCAGAGAGAATTTTAAGTGCAGACGGTGTTGAAAGAATTGTAGGTCGTGGCCCTGATACCCTAAGCGTTGATGGAGAATTAAGTATAGATATGACCGATGAAAATGTCATAGAAAGAGAATTGGAACAGTTTAATGATTTGGTTGATGCAATTAATTTCTTTGGAATGAGAAGAATAATTTAA
- a CDS encoding DUF1922 domain-containing protein produces MYLIFRCDCGRVLYAKKGVATRKCVCGKTLKVKQRRIFKKVETREEASLAVQQMQDEIYGNTDFKRASEL; encoded by the coding sequence ATGTATCTTATATTTCGTTGTGACTGTGGGCGAGTATTATATGCAAAAAAAGGAGTTGCAACTCGCAAATGCGTATGTGGAAAAACTTTAAAGGTCAAACAGAGACGAATCTTTAAAAAAGTAGAGACAAGAGAAGAGGCATCACTGGCAGTTCAGCAAATGCAGGATGAGATATATGGCAACACTGACTTTAAAAGAGCCAGTGAGTTATAA